In Catenulispora sp. GP43, a single window of DNA contains:
- a CDS encoding GNAT family N-acetyltransferase: MLSDGPVRLRPLALADAPAWRELKERNRSWLTRWEATVPPGDTSGRITFRQMVRRLRAEALAGRMLPFAIDYAEPADPSDVLDDGPADAEQAGRRGRRPAAKPAAHRLVGQLTVSSITWGSLRSANIGYWVDETVAGRGITPTAVALAVDHCFRAGGMHRIEVCIRPENAASLRVVHKLGFRAEGLRRAYLHIDGDWRDHEAFALTAEEVPDGLLSRWHVTLSSTGTTPAG, encoded by the coding sequence GTGCTGAGCGACGGACCCGTGCGGCTGCGGCCGCTGGCGCTGGCCGACGCGCCGGCCTGGCGGGAGCTGAAGGAGCGGAACCGGAGCTGGCTGACACGCTGGGAGGCCACCGTGCCGCCCGGCGACACCAGCGGGCGGATCACCTTCCGGCAGATGGTGCGGCGGCTGCGCGCCGAGGCGCTGGCCGGGCGGATGCTGCCGTTCGCGATCGACTACGCCGAGCCCGCGGATCCGTCCGACGTCCTGGACGACGGGCCCGCCGACGCCGAGCAGGCCGGGCGCCGCGGACGCCGTCCCGCCGCCAAGCCGGCCGCGCACCGGCTCGTCGGGCAGCTCACCGTCTCCAGCATCACCTGGGGCTCGCTGCGCTCGGCCAACATCGGCTACTGGGTCGACGAGACCGTCGCCGGCCGAGGCATCACCCCGACCGCGGTCGCGCTGGCCGTCGACCACTGCTTCCGGGCCGGCGGGATGCACCGGATCGAGGTCTGCATCCGGCCCGAGAACGCGGCGAGCCTGCGCGTGGTCCACAAGCTCGGGTTCCGGGCCGAGGGGCTGCGCCGCGCGTACCTGCACATCGACGGCGACTGGCGCGACCACGAGGCCTTCGCGCTCACCGCCGAGGAGGTGCCCGACGGGCTGCTGTCCCGCTGGCACGTCACTCTTTCGAGCACCGGCACTACTCCTGCCGGGTGA
- a CDS encoding molybdenum cofactor biosynthesis protein B, with protein MRRAMVVTVSNRAAKGVYADTTGPIIVERLTELGFAAAGPEVVPDGAPVEAALRRMLSLGYDAIITTGGTGISPTDQTPEMTRRVLDYEVPGIAEAIRAEGLPKVPTAALSRAIAGVAGHTLIVNLPGSAGGVRDGMAVLGRILGHALDQLRGGDH; from the coding sequence ATGCGGCGTGCGATGGTCGTGACGGTGTCCAACCGTGCGGCTAAGGGGGTGTACGCCGACACCACGGGGCCGATCATCGTGGAGCGGCTGACCGAGCTCGGGTTCGCCGCCGCTGGGCCGGAAGTGGTGCCCGACGGGGCTCCGGTGGAGGCCGCGCTGCGGCGGATGCTCTCGCTCGGCTACGACGCCATCATCACCACCGGCGGGACCGGGATCTCGCCGACGGATCAGACCCCGGAGATGACGCGGCGGGTGCTCGACTACGAGGTGCCGGGGATCGCGGAGGCGATCCGGGCCGAAGGGCTGCCGAAGGTGCCCACCGCCGCCCTGTCGCGGGCGATCGCGGGCGTCGCGGGGCACACGCTCATCGTCAACCTGCCCGGCTCCGCCGGCGGCGTGCGCGACGGCATGGCCGTGCTCGGCCGGATCCTCGGGCACGCGCTCGACCAGCTGCGCGGGGGCGACCACTGA